The Dehalococcoidia bacterium sequence TGGTACATCACGCCCTGTCGCAGGTGCATCGTGTACTGCATGCCGTCGCTGGTGATCTCGTATTTCTCGACCAGATCGCCAACCGGCGTGCGGGCCGAGGTAACCTTCGGATCGGCGGCCGCGGCGAAGCGGAAGAGCCGCGCGTAGTGGAAGCCGGAGAGCCACTGCGACCGGTAGGTGGTGTTCTCGACCGGGTCCAAATTCGCCGTGCCGACGATCTCGCCCTGGACCGTGCCGCCGCTCTTGACGCCGGCCTGCGCCGTCGGCACGGAAACGGCGTTCGTGGCGGCCGGTGAGCCGCTCGTGGCCGCCGCCGTGGGCGAGCCGGCGGGCGCGGCGGCGCGGGTGGCCGTGGCGGCTGCGGCGCCGGCGCTGGTTGCCGAAGGCGCCGCCCCGCTGTTCGCGCCGTTGCTGCTCTTGTTGTTGCTGCTGCCGCAGCCGACGATGCCGGCCGCCGCGAGACCGAGACTCGTGACCGCGCCGCCGCGCAGCAGCCGGCGGCGCGTCACCTGGCCCGCCGCGAGCCGCTGCCAGTAGTTCAGTTCACTAAAACTGCTCATCCTCTCCCTCCGAGTACGGTGCGGGCCGGGAACACCCCGGTCTCGCCGCGTCACAGGTGCTGTGCCGGACGTAGTCTGGCGTCCGGCGGTCGTCCAGCGATCATCGACAGCTTCGGATATACACCGCCTCCATTACAGTTTGGTTAGAGTGTCGGGTTCGATACGCTGCGGCGCGGCGCGCCAGCGCGCGAATGCCGGCAGGGGCTCTGCCGGCATGGTAAAACGGTAACGCTGGCTGAAGCGAATAACGCTCGCCCGGCGGCCTAGCGGGAGCCGCGCAGGCGCGGATCGAGCACGTCGCGCAGGGCATCGCCCAGCATGTTGAAGCCGAAGACGGCCAGCGAGATCGCCAGGCCCGGCCAGAAGGCCAGCCAGGGGTCCTGGCGGATGCGCGCCCGCGCCAGACCGCTGAGCATCAGCCCCCAGGACGGCACCGGATCGGGGATGCCGAAGGCCAGGAAGGCCAGCGTCGCCTCGGCGAGGATGGCGTAGCCGAGCTGCAGCGTGGCGTAGACGATGATCGTCGGCGCCACGTTCGGCAGCACGTAGCGGGTGAGGATGCGCAGATCGCTGGCGCCCACGGTGCGGGCGCCCTCGACGTAGAGATTGTTGCGCACCGACAACGCGGCGCCGCGGATCACGCGCGAGGCCGGCGCCACAAAGAGCAGGCCGATGGCGAACACCACCTGGCCGGCGCGTTGCTGCGCCGGGTCAAACGAGAACGGGCCGAGGTGGATCGCGCTCGTCGGCGTGCCGAACGCCGCCACGATCGCCAGCAGCAGAATGAACGCCGGGAAGGCGAGGAGAATATCGACCAGCCGCTGCACGATCGTATCGACCTTGCCGCCGAAGTAGCCGCTCACCGTGCCGATCAACGTCGCCGTCACCGTCGAGATCAGCACGCTGCCGAAGCCGACGAAGGCAGAGACGCGGGCGCCGTAGATGATGCGGCTGAGCACATCACGCCCGAGCAGGTCCGTGCCCATCGGGTGCTTGAGGCTGGGCGTGAGCAGCTTGTCCTTTAGCACGCGGTGGTCGAAGCCGTAGGGTGCGAACACGGGCGCGAAGATCGCCAGCACGACGATGGCGAGGATGATCACCGCGCCGATCGTGCCGAGCGGCTTGGTGCGCAGGAAGCGCAGCAGCCCCCGGCCCCAGCGCACAGCGGTCTGCTCGGCCCGCCGTTCCAGTTCGCCGGCGCCGTGGAGGGTTCTCTCTTCGCTTACCGTTGTCACCGCGCCCTCATTCCCCGTGCCGCCGCGCTTGTCGACGCGACGCATTTCTCATGACGGTACGCCGGCTCACGCATAGCGGATGCGTGGATCGAGCAACGGGTACAGGAAATCTACCACCAGGTTCGAGAGCAGGACCACGGTTGCCGAGATCAACACGACGCCCTGGATGATCGTGAAGTCCCGCTGGTTAATGGCAATAATGAGGTACTGGCCCATGCCCGGCAAGGAGAAGATCTGTTCCAACACCACCGTGCCGCCCACCAGCACCGGCACCTGTAGGCCGATGATCGTCAGCACGGGGATGAAGGCGTTGCGCAGGGCGTGCCGGGCGATGATCACCTGCAGGCGCAGCCCCTTGGCGTTCGCCGTGCGGATGTAGTCCTGGCGCATCACTTCCAGCATCTGCGTGCGCGTGAGCCGCATGATCGAGCCGGTCAGGCCGATGCCGAGGATGATCGCGGGCGGCACGATCAGTTTCAGGTTCGCGCTAAGGCTCTTGTTGATCTCGCTGCCCAGCGGCGGCGTGAAGTGGAAGGTGGTGAAGCCGAGCGGAATGCCGCTGGCGCCGTAGACGATCAGCAGCGTGGCCAGCCAGAAACCGGGAACCGCGAGGCAGGCGATCGCCGCACTGCGGGCGATGTAGTCCAGGATCGTATCCTGCTTGATCGCCGAAATGATGCCGATCGGCAGGGCGATGAGCTGCGAAAAGAACATGGCGAAGATGCCCAGCTCAAACGTCCAGCCGATGCGCGTGGAGATATCGTGCGAGATGTGGTTGTGCGTCTGCACCGAGCGGCCGAGATCGCCGCTCAGCACGCTGCCGATCCAGCGGAAATACTGAATGACCAGCGGCTGATCGAGGCCGAGCTGGTGCTTGACCTGCGCCACCTGCTGCGCCGTCGCCCCCTCACCGAGCAGGGCGCTGGCCGCGCCGCCGGGAATGATGCGCACGAGCAGGAAGACGAGGAACGTCACCCCGATCATGGTCGGAATCAGGAGCAGGACCCGGCGCACGAAATATCGCGTCATCGTGGGGGCGCACGGGCCGGGGCCGGCCGCGCTCGCCCATGACCTCCGTTCTGCGATTCTACGTCCTCTTGTGAAGGGAGGCGTACGCCTCGGCGTTGCCGGCGAGCCGAAGCCGCCGATCAGCGGCGGCGCGTTCCAGGCCCTGTGCCGCCGTTCGTCCTGATGTGCTTCAATCCGCTGCTCTCGCGCCAGCGCTGGCGCGCGGCAGCGGCGCGTAAACGATTACGCCCGCGAACCGGTGAAAGGAGTATAGACGGACGCGGCCCGCTGGCAAGGCGGCTCCGCCAATTGATAGAACTTCTGAATGTGATATTTGGCGACATTTCCCGTCGCGCAACCGCGCGATTGCCGTCTCTGCCTCGCCGTTCCCGGCGAACGCCGCACTGGCCCGAACGCGGCGGCTTTGCCGACAATCAGCAGAGGCGATCGGAGGCGGTGACGGCAGGCGAGCACAACGACCTGAAGGTTACAGGCAGTCACCTCTCGCTGGGCGGCGCGCTGATCGCGCTGCTGGCACTGGGATTGGGGCGATTGCTGCTGGCGGCGCCGCCGCGCGCGGCCCCGGCCGCATGCGCTGGGCTGCCGCCGTTCGTCGTCTCCCTGCCGGCCGAGCTGCCGCCGCCGCTTGCCCCGGGCGCGACCCCCGCCGTGGGCGACGCGGCGCTGACGCCGACGGCAACGGCAGGCGCCACGGCCGCCGCGAGCGCCTCGCCGACGGCGGCCCCATCGGCGACGCCGGCCGCGGCCGTTCCCTGGCGCACCCTGCTGCGCGCCGACGATTCGCCGGCAGCGGATGCTGTGCAGATCACGAGCGGCGCAGCGATACCCCTGCTGCCGCCGCGGCCGTGCACGGTCGATGAAAGCGTGCGCCGGGCCACCGGGCCTTGCGTGAAGCTGCTGCCGCCTGCCAGCCGGCTGTGCGCGGGCGGCATCGTCGGGCGCGGCCGGCTCAGTGCGGCGCCCGACGCGCCGGCTTTCGCCTTCGAAGCGGGGCGGGTGACGGTGAGCGATCTGGACGGCGCCTTCCGCGTGGATGCCCTTGAGGGCTTCTTCCGCTACGACGACCCGGCGCAGGGACTGGCGCTGTTCTGCCCGCGGGTGCCGCTGCTGCAAAGCGTCGGACCCAATGCCCGGCAGTTCATCGCCCTGTGCCGCAACTTCGGCCAGGAGGGCTGGGCCGTGTCCGGGCAGGCGACCGACGGCGCCGGTGCCGCGCCCGACTCGATCAGCCTCACCATCGATGGCCCGGACGGCTCGATGCGGCAGCTCGTCGGCAGCCTGGCCAACGGCGCGATCGTGGTGCGCGACGTGCCGGATACGGCGCGCTGAGCGGGGCGCCTATCCCTGCCTCGCTCAGGCGCAGCTGTCCCTTTCCTACGAGTCCTACGAGGAAAGGGTGCGGGTCGAGGAGATCCGGTAGCCCTCAGAAAACCCTTCCGCATGTCACTCATGTCACATGAGGGGAAGGGAGACGCGGCGTTCATCAGATCGCCGCGGGGCGGCGATGTCGAAGCAACGCGGGGTTTAGGCTGGCGGAACGTTCGCGCCAGCCACTCGTCTTTGCCTATGCTGGGATGAGTGTGCGCGCCGCCGGTTGCAGGCCGGCGACGCACCGTCCACGGAGCATGCATGCGCGCTTCGCTTTCGCCTTTGCTCGTTGTGGCCGCGGCCGCCGTCGCGCTGCTCAGCGCCTGCGGCGGCGGCAAGAACAACAAGCCGTCGCCCACGCCCGCCGCCGGCGCAAGCGCCGCGCCCACCCGCCAGAGCGCCACCAGCGCGGCGCCGGCGCTCACGCCGTTGCCGGCGCGGTCCTCCGCCGTGGCGAGCGTGGCCTCGGCCGGCACGCCGGGCGCGAACGGCTGCCTGACCTTCCCCCTGCTGCCGCTGGACACGTCGAACCTGCCGACACAGGCGCCGCGACCCGCCGTGCAGATTCCCCAGCTCACGCTGCCGGAGAGCGCGGTGACCTCCGTGCTGCCCGGATTCAAACCGGACGACGCCGGCCAGTACAACCCGCAGGAGCAGCGCACGGCCAACGACATCGTGCAAGGCACGGCCAATCCGCAGGCCGCGGCGCAGCATCTGCAGCAGATCGGCTTCCTCGGTGGGCGGCAGCAGGGTTTCACCGGCCCGCAGCGTAACGGCGCGATCGCCACGGTGACGGTGCAACACTTTGTCTTCAACTCGGATGCCGGCGCCTCGAATTTCCTGCATGCGCCGGTAATCAGCGCCATTCCCTGCGTGATGCAGCAACAACCTCCGTCGATTGGCCAGGAGGCGAACGCCTTCTCCTACACGGCGCCGGCCGCGCAAACCAGCGTGCCCTTCGCCGGTTTCAGCGTTGGCTGGCGCTGCGGGCGCGTGTTCATCAACGTCTCGGTCGCGGGAGCGCCGGGGCTGTACACGCTGGCGCAGACCAGCCAGATCGCGCAGAAGGTGCAGGCGGCGTTCCTGCAGGCGGGGCAACCGTGTGCGTAGCCAACAGGGAACAGCGGGTGGACGGCGATCTGGTACGCTCGATCGTGGGCTGAGCGACGAACGGAGCCGCGAGATGCCCTGGGAGCGCTCTTGTGAATGACCCCCGCCTGCTCAGCGTTCAGGTCAGCATGCCGCGGCGCATCGAGGCCGCCGAGGCGCCGGATCCCGCCGGCAACGCTTGGACCACCGGCTTCTTCAAAACGCCCGTCTCGGGCCACGTCTGGCTGGCGCGCGAGAACCTCGCCGGCGACGGCCAGGGCGACACCAGGAACCACGGCGGCCCGGACAAGGCCGTGCTCGCCTACGCCGCCGCGCACTACCCCGTCTGGCGCGCCGAGCTGGCCTGGCCCGGCCTGCCGCACGGCGCCTTCGCGGAGAACCTCACGATCGAAGGGCTGGACGAAGCGGCCGTCTGCATCGGCGACGTGTTCGAGATCGGCGAGGCGCTGGTGCAGGTCTCGCAGCCGCGACAGCCATGCTGGAAGATTAGCGCCCGCTGGCGCCGGCCCGACCTGACGGCCCGCGTGGAGGCCAGCGGCCGCACCGGCTGGTACCTGCGTGTGCTGCGCGAGGGCAACCTGGCCGCCGGCGACGCCGTGACGCTGCTGGAGCGGCCGCACCCCGCCTGGAGCGCCGCCCGCGCCACGCGCATCATGCGGCGCCGCGACGATCTCGACGGCGCCGCCGCGCTGGCCGCGCTGCCCGAACTGGCGATCTCCTGGCACGCGGCGTTGACGCGACGTCTGCGCGAGGGCCGCGTGGCCTAGCCCTGCCGCGGACGCGAGATTTGGCTTCAGCCAACGCCGGGTGTGGCGTGGCCGGCGCCGCATGGGTGCTATCCACAGGGCGGGCTGGTAGTATGGGGGCGATGGACGATCGCGATATGGTCCGACGCGCGCAGGCCGGCGACCGGCACGCCTTCGGCGCGCTGTTCGATGCGCACTACGCTCGGGTCTACCACTACTTGAATGAACGGCTCGGCGGCGCGCCGGAAGCCGAAGACCTCTGCCAGGAGGTCTTCCTCAAAGTGCTCGGATCGATCGACGAATACCCCACCGGCGGCGCCGTGCCCTTCGACGAATGGCTACTGCGCGTGGCGCAGCGCCTAGCCAGCGAGCATCACCAGGCCCGCGAGCG is a genomic window containing:
- a CDS encoding RNA polymerase sigma factor — its product is MVRRAQAGDRHAFGALFDAHYARVYHYLNERLGGAPEAEDLCQEVFLKVLGSIDEYPTGGAVPFDEWLLRVAQRLASEHHQARERERRRRQPQAVSLVDSPRRLNPDALALLPEQQQQVVAYRFEAGLSARQTAGALGLDTAMVQHIARAAMETWLRCAPDDAPTGC
- a CDS encoding ABC transporter permease; translated protein: MTRYFVRRVLLLIPTMIGVTFLVFLLVRIIPGGAASALLGEGATAQQVAQVKHQLGLDQPLVIQYFRWIGSVLSGDLGRSVQTHNHISHDISTRIGWTFELGIFAMFFSQLIALPIGIISAIKQDTILDYIARSAAIACLAVPGFWLATLLIVYGASGIPLGFTTFHFTPPLGSEINKSLSANLKLIVPPAIILGIGLTGSIMRLTRTQMLEVMRQDYIRTANAKGLRLQVIIARHALRNAFIPVLTIIGLQVPVLVGGTVVLEQIFSLPGMGQYLIIAINQRDFTIIQGVVLISATVVLLSNLVVDFLYPLLDPRIRYA
- a CDS encoding MOSC domain-containing protein, producing the protein MNDPRLLSVQVSMPRRIEAAEAPDPAGNAWTTGFFKTPVSGHVWLARENLAGDGQGDTRNHGGPDKAVLAYAAAHYPVWRAELAWPGLPHGAFAENLTIEGLDEAAVCIGDVFEIGEALVQVSQPRQPCWKISARWRRPDLTARVEASGRTGWYLRVLREGNLAAGDAVTLLERPHPAWSAARATRIMRRRDDLDGAAALAALPELAISWHAALTRRLREGRVA
- a CDS encoding ABC transporter permease; the encoded protein is MTTVSEERTLHGAGELERRAEQTAVRWGRGLLRFLRTKPLGTIGAVIILAIVVLAIFAPVFAPYGFDHRVLKDKLLTPSLKHPMGTDLLGRDVLSRIIYGARVSAFVGFGSVLISTVTATLIGTVSGYFGGKVDTIVQRLVDILLAFPAFILLLAIVAAFGTPTSAIHLGPFSFDPAQQRAGQVVFAIGLLFVAPASRVIRGAALSVRNNLYVEGARTVGASDLRILTRYVLPNVAPTIIVYATLQLGYAILAEATLAFLAFGIPDPVPSWGLMLSGLARARIRQDPWLAFWPGLAISLAVFGFNMLGDALRDVLDPRLRGSR